A segment of the Rhodohalobacter barkolensis genome:
AATCTATCTCACTTGAAACGGATGGAATACTAACCGGATATTTAGCCGATAAATTCCGACATATTTCAGAGCGACCCGTTTTCTCTGTAGATGCTGAAAAAGATGAACTTCGCCGTGCCTTGAAAGGGCAACTCATCGCAGTGGCATACGATTCAAACCGGATTCCTGTCTCCGCAACTCGCGTACAAACCCATGGAGTGATTGACGACCTCTACACCTACGACGGGCAGCTCGGACCCATCTATTCCGGTGATGATCTCTCACTTAAACTCTGGGCACCCACGGCTCAGGAAGTAACACTTTCGATTTTTGATGATGATAAGAACGAAATTGAAACCATTGAGGCGGTTCAGAATAATCCTGAGAACGGCGTTTGGGAATTTGAGAACCTGATTGAGTGGGATAGAAATTTCTATCGCTTTAATGTTACCGTTTTTCATCCTGAGAACAATCAGATTAACACTTTTGAGGTAACGGATCCCTACTCGGTCAGCCTTTCAACGGATAGTCATTACAGCCAGTTTGTGAATCTGAAGGATGATAACATCAAACCGGCCGGCTGGGATCAGCTAAAAAAGGAGCTTCCACATCCTGCGGATATCACATTGTACGAAGCACACATGCGTGATTTCAGCATTATTGATAAATCGATTCCTGAGGAACACCGTGGAACCTATATGGCATTTACTCACAATGGAGAAAAAGGTTCAAATCTGTCAGACGCGATGGCTCATCTGAAACGGCTGAGCGAGTCAGGATTGACGCACCTGCACCTTCTGCCAATTAACGATATCGCCTCCATCAAAGAGGACACAAATAATCGCGTGGATCTGGATGATCCTTTCAACCGGATTTGTGAAATTATCGGTACGAATGACCAGCTTGCTGAAGATTGTGAAAAATATGGCACTACTCCCATCCGGGAAGTTTTTGAGAGTTTATCTGAGGACGATCCGACTACTTTAGAAATTCAGCGAATTTACAGATCACCTGAACACGAAAATAAACTGGCAGACTACGACGGTTTTAACTGGGGATACGATCCTTTTCATTTCAACACGCCGGAAGGAAGTTTTGCCACGAATCCGGAGGGAGTACAGCGCATTTTGGAAACCCGGGAGATGGTACAGGCACTTGATGAAATTGGTCTGAACATCGTTGTGGATGTGGTCTACAATCACACGCACGCTACCGGTTCGTCCCGATTCTCCGTTCTCGATAAGATGGTTCCCGACTACTACCACCGACTGGATCCAAATTCCGGTGACGTGGAAACATCCACTTGTTGCTCCAATACAGCAGCAGAGTTTAATATGATGGAGAATCTCATCATTGATTCTGTTTTGCTTTGGGCCAAAGAGTACAAAATCGATTCCTTCCGGTTTGACCTGATGGGGCATCACCCGCGTTATGTAATGGAGCGTCTGACCGAAGAGCTTGCAAAACTCACGCTCGAAGAAGACGGTGTGGATGGGAAAAACATCTACATCTATGGTGAAGGCTGGAATTTTGGAGAAGTCGCCGACAACCGCATTTTTGATCAGGCTACCCAATTTATGATGGGCGGAACAGGTATCGGAAATTTCAACGACCGAAGTCGTGATGGAATCCGAGGAGGAAATTATACCAACAACCGGCGCGATCAAGGATTTACAAACGGGCGCTATCTCTTCCCAAATGATGATACCGGAGATGAGAATGAGGAACTTGCTGCACTTCTGGACCAGGGAGATCGTATCCGTGTTGGCATGACCGGTAACCTTGCCGACTATCCGTACATCAACAGAAACGGTGAAAGTGTGACCGGCGGAAATGAGATGATTGGCTATGCGGAACTGCCTCAGGAATCGGTCAACTACATCGACAAACACGACAACGAAACACTTTGGGATAACACGCAATCCAAATTGCCACACGATCTGGAAATGGACGAACGCATCCGAGTTCATCTACTCAGTCAGGCGATGATAAACTTTGGCCAGGGAGTTCCATTCCATCAGATGGGAACAGATATCCTGCGTTCCAAGTCGATGGACCGAAACAGCTACGACTCCGGAGACTGGTACAACGCCATCGATTTTACGCTCGAAAACAATAATTGGGGCATTGGCCTGCCACCCGGCTGGGACAACTCCGACCTATGGGATGGGCAGCGGGAGTTTCTATCCAATCCCAATATCGATATTCAAAAAGAACATATGGAGCTCTCTCATCAGCTTTTCCGTGAGCAGCTGGAGATCCGGTACAGCTCTCCGCTCTTCCGATTACCAACCGGTGACGAGATCAACAAACGGGTAGCCTATCACAACACCGGTCCCGATCAAATTCCCGGTATTATTGCGATGAGCTATTCTGATGGAGTGTGCTCCGGTAATGATCTGGATTCTAGTCTGGACGGAGTACTTATCATCTTCAACAGTAGTTTGGATGAGCAATCGATTGAGCTAAACCTCTCCGGTATGACTCTCCATCCAAGCCAGGTTAACGGGTCTGATGAGATCGTAAAAGAGAGCCGCATTGAAAACGGAATGGTCACGGTACCGGGACTAACCGCTGCCGTTTTTATAAAAGAACAAAATGGCGAGCAGGGAGAGTTTGTGTGTAATCCAATAGAATAGTTGATATTCAGTCCAGATCTGTCAGGTTTCCAAAACCTGACAGGTCTTTTGGTTGAGTTGTCTCTTCTTCCACCAAGGCAAAAAGTCTCGAAGATTCACAAAGACTATTCTGCGAAAAATCCGCGTGTAAATCTGCGAGAAACAGTGTCCTGTAGGTTATACCCGACACTTACAGATGCCGACAGCTGTCGGTACGCTGCCAGGTCTTTTCTTTCATTCTACAATTTTACTTTTTTTCCAATATCGATCAGAAGGCTCCGAGGGAGCCCTTGTCATCATTACGTTTGTATTTCTATAA
Coding sequences within it:
- the pulA gene encoding pullulanase-type alpha-1,6-glucosidase — its product is MRLSIVFLFIAAGVLITSCSTPEPVSEISTELKIDGASAHWVSSDLLIWDPGVEADRYEIHYSRKADLTIQSFDIPSGESISLETDGILTGYLADKFRHISERPVFSVDAEKDELRRALKGQLIAVAYDSNRIPVSATRVQTHGVIDDLYTYDGQLGPIYSGDDLSLKLWAPTAQEVTLSIFDDDKNEIETIEAVQNNPENGVWEFENLIEWDRNFYRFNVTVFHPENNQINTFEVTDPYSVSLSTDSHYSQFVNLKDDNIKPAGWDQLKKELPHPADITLYEAHMRDFSIIDKSIPEEHRGTYMAFTHNGEKGSNLSDAMAHLKRLSESGLTHLHLLPINDIASIKEDTNNRVDLDDPFNRICEIIGTNDQLAEDCEKYGTTPIREVFESLSEDDPTTLEIQRIYRSPEHENKLADYDGFNWGYDPFHFNTPEGSFATNPEGVQRILETREMVQALDEIGLNIVVDVVYNHTHATGSSRFSVLDKMVPDYYHRLDPNSGDVETSTCCSNTAAEFNMMENLIIDSVLLWAKEYKIDSFRFDLMGHHPRYVMERLTEELAKLTLEEDGVDGKNIYIYGEGWNFGEVADNRIFDQATQFMMGGTGIGNFNDRSRDGIRGGNYTNNRRDQGFTNGRYLFPNDDTGDENEELAALLDQGDRIRVGMTGNLADYPYINRNGESVTGGNEMIGYAELPQESVNYIDKHDNETLWDNTQSKLPHDLEMDERIRVHLLSQAMINFGQGVPFHQMGTDILRSKSMDRNSYDSGDWYNAIDFTLENNNWGIGLPPGWDNSDLWDGQREFLSNPNIDIQKEHMELSHQLFREQLEIRYSSPLFRLPTGDEINKRVAYHNTGPDQIPGIIAMSYSDGVCSGNDLDSSLDGVLIIFNSSLDEQSIELNLSGMTLHPSQVNGSDEIVKESRIENGMVTVPGLTAAVFIKEQNGEQGEFVCNPIE